Genomic segment of Lepidochelys kempii isolate rLepKem1 chromosome 23, rLepKem1.hap2, whole genome shotgun sequence:
TAGGGCAGTGGGGGCGGGAGCTCTCCCTGTGAGGGGGCTACTCTGCTCTGGCGGGGCAGGAACAGGAGAGCAAAGATCTCATCAGTGGTGAGAGCTGCTTctgccccaccttgtctctctgacccCTCTGCCACCTGGGCCatggggccctttcctttctagggggtgctggctcccacctggccccagggtggggaatggctggctcagaggggcagggaatgggacgtGGGGCCTTCCCCCTCTAGGGAGCTCcagctcccacccagccccagggcggggaatgggacatggggccttccCCCTGTagggggctccagctgccccCGGGCCCCCGGGTGGGGAATGGGACGTGGGGCCTTCCCCCTGTAGGGGGCTCCAGCTCCCACCCGGCCTCAGGGTGGGGAATGGCTGGCTTAGGGGGTGGAGAATGGGACGTGGGGCCTTTCCACTCTAGggggtgctctctctgctcctgcctgGGAACACCCTGTGGATTCAGCCTCCTGGACCTGCCCAGCTCTTCTCTGTGCTGCAGTCGCTGAATGACTCTAAGGCAGTGATGGGTGGCACTGGCCTGGTGGCAGAGCTGGCTCAGCAGGGCCTGCTCTCAGTGCTGGGGGAGTGAGCCATTCGGAGCCTCACCAGGTCTGCAAGGGGAAAGAGAAAGCCCCAGCACTCAGCCTTGTCTCCTGCCTTGCAGGTGCTCTCACTCCTGCCAGACATGATGCCCATGCTGGACCCTAGCCAGCTCGCCATCCGTGAGATGCAGGAAGATGAGGAGCAGATGGTCCTGGAGCTGCTAAAGGTCTGGGGAGGGGCCAGTCAGTGCCAGTCTGTCCAGGCTTggagctgtctgtctgtccgACCGTTCAAGCTCTAATGCTTTGCCTGCCTTTAGCACCTGCCCTGTGGGGATCTCAAAGCTAGTTAATGATCCTGCATGTCCCCCCGCCCCTAGctcggggtgggcaaacattttggcctgagggccacgtcTGGGtagggaaattgcatgcagggccatgaatgtagggctggggttgaggttagggtgcaggaaggagtgctgagtgtgggaggggggtgtggtgttaaggaaggggctcagggcaaggggttggggcagaggagcgGTGCAgggtgtacgagggggctcagggaagggggttggggtgcaggagggggtgcacagtgcaggagggggctcagggcagtggtgcagggaggggtgtggagtgcgggagggggttcagggtagggggttggggtgcaggaggggttcagggtgtggcagggggctcgggGTAGGAGCTTGGGGTGCACGgtatggcagggggttggggtgcaggcagggggctcagggcagggatttggggtgtggagtgcaggaggagttCGGGCTGCAGGCTCTGTCCCGGTGCctcttacctggagcagctccagggtggcagcggcacgCACCAGGGCCAGGGTAGGCTCCCTGACTGCTGCCCCGGCCCCTGCGCCGCTccgggaagtggccagcaccacgtccctgcggcccctgggggagcgggggcagagggctccacgtgctgcccttgcctgtgggtacctccctcgaagctcccattggctgcggttccccattcctggcactataaggtgggtagaaagttggctagattgtcgggctcaacgggtagtgatcaatggctccatgtctagttggcagccggcgtcaagtggagtgctccaggggtcggtcctggggccggttttgttcaatatcttcaaaaatgatctggaggatggtgtggactgcactctcagcaaatttgcggacgatactaaactgggaggagtggtagatacgctggaggggagggataggatacagaaggacctagacaaattggaggattgggccaaaagaaatctgatgaggttcaataagtataagtgcagggttctgcacttaggatggaagaacccaatgcacagctacagactagggaccgaatggctaggcagcagttctgcggaaaaggacctaggggtgacagtggatgagaagctggatatgagtcagcagtatgcccttgttgccaagaaggccaatggcattttgggatgtataagtaggggcatagcgagcagatcaagggacatgatcgttcccctctattcgacattggtgaggcctcatctggagtactgtgtccagttttgggccccacactacaagaaggatgtggataaattggagagaatccagcaaagggcaacaaaaatgattaggggtctggaacacatgacttatgaggagaggctgagggaactgggattgtttagtctgcagaagagaagaatgaggggggatttgatagctgctttcaactacctgagaggtggttccagagaggatggttctagactattctcagtggtagaagaggacaggacaaggagtaatggtctcaagttgcagtgggggaggtttaggttggatattaggaaaagctttttcactaggagggtggtgaaacactggaatgcgttacctagggaggtggtagaatctccttccttagaggtttttaaggtcaggcttgacaaagccctggctgggatgatttaattggggattggtcctgctttgagcagggggttggactagatgacctcctgaggtcccttccaaccctgatattctatgattctatcattcccctaggggccgcagggacgtggtgccggccgcttcccggagtggcACAGGGCCCAAAGCGCcacagggctggcaatcccgcaggctggattgacagccctgaggggccggttctggcccgtgggccgtagtttgcccaccccgacctAGCTTGTTGCAGCAGGTCAGTGAGAATACCATTATTCATGGAGGAAACTAAGCGTATGTCTACGCTACCCGCAGGgttggcgggcagcgatcgatccagcgggggtcgatttattgtgtctagtctagacgcgataaatcgacccccgagcgctctcccctcgactcctgtactccagctccgcgagaggcgcaggcagagtcgacgggggagcagcagcagtcggctcactgcggtgaagacaccacggtaagtcgatctaagttcgtcgacttcagctatgtcaTTCACATCGCTGAAGTtacgtaacttagatcgatccctccctagtgtagaccagacctgaggCGCAGAGAGCTGAGGCAACTGACCCTTGAAGTCACACAGGGTCAGTGCAAGACCTGCTCTTGACCTGCCATTTCCTGCTGTGAGCACTAAACCCTGCTGGCCTGCAAGATACAGAGCTAGAACCCTGCTCCTTTCCCTCTACCCCTGGCCTTTGTGCTCTGTGTGCAGTACCTGTGAGAAATGCATGGGATTGAGGCCCTGTGTCGCACTCTGCACTGCCCTCGATACCATCCCCTGTGGCTGTGGTGCCCTTTCAGTTGGGGTCACATCCCTCAGGGAAAGCTGCTGCCCGGGGCGAACCCGACATCACAGCCTGACCCTACGTtgcactctctccctccccccaacctccctgctTCTCCTGCCTATGCTGTCCTTGTGCCAGGCCCTGCTGACATGCCCTTTCCCCCCAGGATGGGTTCAAGGACACGGAGAACCGGCTGATCCTGTATGTCCTGACACGGCCCgtggtgctgctgctcctggccgtGGTGAGCAGCGGCCTCCGCTTCCTGCTCAACTCCTTTGTAGCAGCGCTGCTGGGGCCCGTGCTCCTCACCATCCTGGCCCTCAAGCTGCTGCTGCGGCGCTCACCGGACCTTGGTGGCCTGGGCGCGTACTACCGCTCGGGGCAGCGTGGGCTCTGGGTGGCGGTGTACGGCGGCGACGACGTGTGCGGCTGCGTGGCGCTGCAGCCCCACCCGCAGGGGGCGACCCGCACAGCCGAGCTGAGGCGCTTGGCCGTCAGCCGCTGGTACCGTCGCTCCGGCGTGGGGCGCCGCCTGCTGGCCTTCCTGGAGGCCCAGGCCCGGGCGCAGGGCTACGAACGCATGGTGCTCTACGCTGCCGTGGTCACCAAGGCTGCCATCGGCCTCTTTGAGAGCAGCGGCTACCGCCCCACCGGCGGGCGCCGCTGGCTGGGCTACACCATCCTGCAGGAGTTCAGCAAGGAGCTctagcagcccctccctgccccctgccctgctgggtcGGGGGAGCGGCTTGCAGAGAGCAATTCTGGCCAAGGGCTGGCGGGCCGTATCTGTCCTCATGCCCAGGAGTCCCTCTGCTCCATGGATGCCACCGAGGGACACAGGGCGGCGATGGCCGGGATGTGGGATTTAGGGTGTGACAACGCCGGACTTCACTCCCAGGACAACAGTGCCACCTTGTCCTGGACTGGAAACCACCTGTTCTGGATGAGTCCCTTGCTGGAGCTTCAGCAGGACAAGACCCGCCGGACCTGATTgtgactgggagggaggagggttagctcagtggtttgcgcattggcctgctaaacccagggttttgagttcaatccttgagggggccttttAGGGATCGGGgggaaaattggggattggccctgctttgagcagggggttggactagatgacctcctgaggtcccttccaaccctgatattctacgatagGAGATCACAGCCCCGATTGTGACTGTGGTGGGTGGGGATCACAGGCTCTATGGTGACTGCTCTGGGGAAAGAAATATAGGGTGGGCGACCCTGACATGGAGCGGAGCAAAAGGGAACTTGAGCTTGGAGACTGGGGATGTCCTGCCCTTGGGGTGGAGGTGCAGGCATTGCCTCAGGGGAGGGTGGGACCCCAACATTAGAGCAGGGCTGTGGAGGAGTGTCTCTCTTCTGCCCCAGagtgggctctccccagcacCAGCTTGGCTGTGTGATGGAGTCATTTGGCCATGGTTTGGCCTGGCTGAGGATCGCATTGCTGCAGCCAGGAGAATGGGGACTCTGGAGCTGTCAGTTGCCCCCACAGTCTGGCAGCTGCTGTCCAAGCACCCAGAGTTCACACTGCCCCACCCGGGGCCATGGGACCTTGCTGCAGTCACGCAGGCTGCCAGCTGTCACTGGGTACATGTATGTTCGAGCATGTGTGTGAATAAATCTTGCCTTTGTAGATACAGCAGCTCCATCTATCTCCTACCCCGATGGGCCTGAGGCAGCTCCCCAGGCAGAGGCCAGCCAGCAGGAACACACAGCAAGGGGATCCACTCGGCCCAGGGGGGTCGTCAGGAGAGTCACTGCCAGGaaaggccaatgggagctgtctCTCGATCTCCAGACATGTTCTTACAACAGCAAATATCCCTCCTCCCATCTTAGTGTGCATGGTGGGCCAGCGCTGATGGCCAGGGGAGAACGCCCCCTACTGAGCACCCCATTTTCTGCAGCACAAGCCCCCTAGCGCTGCCCTGGGGCATTGGGGCTAGCACTGACTGCGTGGGGAGAGAGCCCCTGCCTGCTCCTTGCAGCCGCTTGCCTGTTCCTTGGCAGTCTCCCATCCATGGCGGGTCAGGCAGCTGCTGTTTAGCGGGATGTTTGGTTGTATGACAACACAGGTTGCTATGGTTGCCAGTACCCTGGAAACACAGCCCTCAGCAGCGACTGCCCTGCGGTGCagctggctgggcaggggcagtgcctggcatGGGGTGCCAGGTGGCCAGGGTCCCCTGTTTACGGGCAGGGTCCCAGAGGCCTGGGCTGCGCTGTGCCTCTGCCCGTGGCACTGCTGGCTGCAGGCCAGCCTGGCTCGCACAGCACTGACTCAGTCTTTCTATGACTCGCCCCTGGCTGGGACTGTGAGGCCCGGACAtccccagggctgtggggggagatgagcgccagccaggccagggcccccATGGCAGGACAGgacccctccccctgtcccctcaCACCCCTTGGTCCGGACATGGCACAGCACACAGGGCGTGAGGCCAGCCTGGCAGCTGGAATCACAGGAGGACGTGTCAGTGTGCGCGCACAAGTATGTcggtgtgtgtatatgtgtgacTGACTGTGTGTGTGCGTTGGCATGTGTATGAATTGACAGTGCATGTGTCAGTGTGTGCACGTGTATGTCAGcacctgtgtgtgtctgtgcgtgtGCATCCCTTTGCATGAATAGTTGCACACGCATGGGCGGGCATGTAGGGatggctgggtgtgtgtgtgtggccctgGGTGTTGGTTTGTGCTGCAGACACAGGCATGAGCCCAGCTGTTGCAGCTGTTTCTGTTGCAGCTCATTAACCCATTGCCTGCCAGTGGTCTGGCTGAAGGATGCTGCTCTCTGTCCTGGGACATGTGGCTGGCAGGGCTCGCCCAATCCAGCATCCCTGGTGTCATGCTTGCCTACTCCTGTACACAGGGTTCCCTGCCACCCCTGGCTTCCCAGGCTTCGAGGTCACACCCTGAGCTGTGGGCGTTGCAAGGCTCCCTCCTTAGAAATTGTGGCCAGGCTGAGTCATCCCCTGGCCTGGCCAGTCCTGCTCCATGAAACACCCCTTCCTGACACTGTGCAGACCTGGCCCCAGGGCTTGCTCCCCACCAGCCACCAtgcggctgcccctgctcctccttggTGAGTACCAGCTGCTTTGGGGGTGAGGCTCAGGCACTGGGGAAGCCCAGCCCCTTCCTAGCCCCAGGGTCCCACCTCAGGCACTGTCAGAACTCCCGGATGCTGAGGGCTGCAGGGGACACAGTGCTGGGCAGAGGCCACTGAGCATTGGGAAGCTGGTGCTGAatgctgggcagggggcagcaagcagggggcactgggcagtgggtgctgagctctgGGCAGGGGATACTCAGTTTCAAAACCGCAGGCAGGGAGATCAAGGTGCCTGGCACTCCAGGGCTCGCTCCTTTCACAGGCATTTGCAGTGTATATCTAAGTGCTGCTCATTCTGGTCATTCCCGGGTTGGGGGCTCAGACTGGCtgctcccccacacccagccagcccccactACAGGACAGTCCTGACCCACTGGGCAGGAGATTAGCCATCTGCTGGGCTCTGCTCACCCATTGCGCTCTTGTTTTTCAGTTGGGTTCCTGGAATTTCACTGCACAGGTAACTGCGTATTGTGGGTGTGTGCGCGCAcctgtgtgtgtccctgtgtaTGTGTCCCtgttggctctgtgtgtgtgtatgcgtgtATCTGTTGTCCCTGTGTGTGGCCCTAGGTATGGGTGTCCCTATCcctgtgtgtgtcggggggaggcgGGGCACAGGACTACCTAGGACCTGCGTGAGCCTGGTGTGGACGCAGCTCATGGAGCAGTGCTTGGCCAGCCCAGCTGAGCCACCTTGATGATGCAAGCTCTGTCCTGCAGGTACCACTCAGGGCTCTGCTGACAGAGCCATGTTGGGCAGGGGTGACACCTCTTCACACCCTGCCCAACAGCCATGCCAGCAAACTCTGCGCGTAGGCCTGGCCAGTGTATCCCTAGCCTTGTGTGTGTTCACCCCTGCCTGTCTCACCCTAGCACTGTCTGGGCCTGGCACTGTCTGTGGGGgtcccctctctgcctccagctcttgCTGGCTCTAGGGTTTCTGATGTGATGGGGATGGGACCGGGCAACCACAACTCCAGCCCATGTGAGGCAGGGGTATGAAGGATCGCAGTGCAGTGAAAGGGTTGCAGTGGGGTGAAAGGTTGCAGGGGGTGTGAAGTGTTGCAGTGGGGTGGAGGCTCAAAGGGGTTGAAGGTTCACAGGTGAGTGAAGGATCATGGGGGTGGGCTCAGTGGGGCGGAGTGGCCCAAGGGGTGATGGGCACAGGGAGGAACAGCCCCATTATggggtgggagcctgggagggAAGGACTATATGGGGTAGGAGTTTCCTGTGGGGAGGGGCCCTCAGGGTGGAGGGGCCCTCGAGGGAAGGGGCCTATTGGGGTGGGGCTAGAGGAGAGCAGTCTTGTGGAGCAGATAGGACTGtggggggatggggtcctgggaggaaggagtggtgcaatggggccctgggggtggggataaGGCCCCGCGGGGCTGTGTGGAGAGGGGAGGGCCCTATGGGTCAGAGGGGCCATGAGAGAGGGGCTGTGGGTCTGACAGGCTGTGCCATCCCTGCAGGCCCATTCCTGGTGCGTCTGGCTGGGGGCCCCAGTGAGTGCGTGGGGCGTGTGGAGATCAACTACAAGGGCCGCTGGGGCTCGGTGTGTGACGACGAGTGGGACCTGGCCGACGCAGCCGTGgtgtgcaggcagctgggctgCGGCACCGCGCTCTCCGCCCCGGTGGGCGCCTGGTTTGGGGAGGGCACGGGCCCCATCTGGCTCAATGAGGTGCGGTGCCAGGGCTCAGAGCAACATCTGCGCCACTGCCGTCACCGGGGCTGGCGCCAGCACGTCTGCAGCCACGAGGAGGACGCCAGCGCTGTGTGCTCAGGTGGGGCCAGCCGGAGCATGTGAGGTGGCAGCTGGGAAAACCACACAGCTGTGCCAGGCCGCACCGAGCTCTGGGACAACTATTGGGATCAGGTCCCATgagccattccccaccccctgagccagctggTCCCCGCCTGGGGCCAGAATGGAGCGGACCCCCCTAGAGGTCCCCATGTCCCGTTCCCCGCCCCCGGAGCCAGCCAGTGCCTGCCTGGGGCCGGATGGAAGCCGGCGCCCcatagaggggacaggccccgtgtcccattcaccaccccctgagccagccagtccccgccttGGGCCGGAGCGGAGCGGATGCCCCTAGAAGGCCCTGTGTCCCACTACAGCATGGTGTGGCTGGGGCTCTGGGTATGGCGCAGGTGATATGGCCTGTTCCATTTCAGTGCCCATTGTGGCTGGCACCGATCCTTCCAGGGCCCAAAGGCCACACTCTCCCTGTGGCCGTGTCTATGTGTCCCTGTCTGACCCTGCTGTGCCCACAGCTCACCGCTTCCTGCCCATCATCACCACTGAGCCCTCGGTGCAGCCGGCCCTTGGGGACCACAGCcccccagcacagagcactgCCAGGCCAGCTTCCACCACGCCAGAGCACAGTGAGTATGAGACAAACCAATTCCCCCCCTagcagacccccacccccaatgacCCTCCCACTCCTTGGCACATGCCTCCCTCCATTCCATCTCCCCAGCTTCCTGGGGCTTCATCCCAGGGGAagtggaattgctcatttatgagcattgaTTGGAGCTAGCTGCTATTACTGACCCCTGATGGGATAAGCCGcagaactggaatgttaaaatcaaggATTAGAGCCTAGGTAGGAAGCCTCAAGTGGGCAAACGGGGAGGGAGGGTACCCGACCTTAAAAGTGGCATTGCTTGTTTCTGAGTCACTTCTCTACCATGTGTGGAAGAACAGCTGTATCCTGGGGGACTTCAATTCTTTTCAATTCCAAGGGAGAAGGGGCCATTGTGGTaatgtctagtctgacctcctgcataacacaggcccgAGAACATCCCccaagtaattcctagagcagagctttgagAAAACCCTCCAATTGGAGTGACCTACCCTGGAGATCTCACACTGCCAGGATCAAACTGTCATAGGAATTTCAGAatattgtaggtttcagagtagcagccgtgttagtctgtatttgtaaaaaggaaaggagtatttgtggcaccttagagacgaacaaatttatttgagcataagctttcatgagctacagctcacttcatcggatgcattccgatgaagtgagctgtagctcacgaaagcttatgctcaaataaatttgttcgtctctaaggtgccacaaatactccttttctttttgagaatattgTAGATGACAGTTTCCTAACCCAGAGAGTGCTGCAGCCAACACGGGAATTTTACACTTGAGCTTGTCTATAAACTGTTACCCGCACGCTCTAGGACACCCCACCTTTACCCTACCATGGGCTCAAGACATAACCCGGTTGATTTAGTTCCTAGGGCAATGGGCAAAAGGCACCTACCCTTACCCAGTTCTTAGGGCTCagggcccccacccccattcttaGGGCTCAGGAAGTAATCAGCGGGTTTGCGGGGCCtgtttaccagtgaaagagccttataCAGTAATATCCTTAACTTCTATTTATTAACACTTACCAACACAGAATACACAGGCTAAGCATACAATGCtgaccactcccaataaggcagacgaaattttcctgatgtccagtcaggatcaggtcatccgGGGCTCTAGCTTCCAGCACGGTGTggttggcagggtgttgaggttTGGCAACTCTGATCTTGAGCTTTGTCCTGGAGTTAGGTTctaaagaacttccttttggagtTGGGACCCCAATTTATATAGttaaacttgagtcctgcttagctataccttaatcaattgttttaaactaaagtactacaaaacagtatttttcacaaTCCTAGCCCATTacaaaacaattctttaaccaatcattccccaccaccttaattgatttaaatcttgcaaaatgagttatgcaacagacagaaacaatcaaagaaccagacagagaccatacagatgACCATGAGAGAAGTGGGGAccaaaaaggcaaaacaataaagaagtagatctaccactcctcccagtttagtatcatccgcaaatttgctgagagtgcaatccacaccatcctccagatcatttatgaagatattgaataaaaccggccccaggaccgacccttggggcactccacttgataccggctgccaactagacatggagccattgatcactacccgttgagcccgacaatttagccagctttctacccaccttatagtgcattcatccagcccatacttccttaacttgctgacaagaatactatgggagaccgtgtcaaaagctttgctaaagtcaagaaacaatacatccactgctttcccttcatccacagaaccagtaatctcatcataaaaggcgattagattagtcaggcatgaccttcccttggtgaatccatgctggctgttcctgatcactttcctcccagaagtggccagcatgtctggcagtggctcctgggggtgggtggggtggggcaggcggctccgccgtgtgctgcccttgcctgcctgtaccacccccgaagctcccattggcatggttccccattcccagccaatgggagctgtggagggcagtgcctgcaggtgagggcagcgcactgaaccctctgccccctcacccccaggggctgcagggatgtggtgccagctgcttctgggagcggcgcgaggccagggcaggcagggagcctgccttagccctgctgcgccatggggctggcaatcctgaCGGGCCGGATCTGGCTCGCGGGCCATAGTTTTCCCTCCCCTGTGCTAGCGCGACCCATGGTGGAGTATCCATTGGTCACTCCTTGGAGCTTCCATTGTTCCTCTGGACCCCTTGTTGCTCTAGGTCTGTTTCAACCAGTTCCGTAATGAACCATTTGTTCCACCCAGACAATGAGATGACACACACTCCTGTGTGTCCTGCACTATTCCAGCAGTAGTGCTATCCCAC
This window contains:
- the NAT14 gene encoding probable N-acetyltransferase 14, which codes for MMPMLDPSQLAIREMQEDEEQMVLELLKDGFKDTENRLILYVLTRPVVLLLLAVVSSGLRFLLNSFVAALLGPVLLTILALKLLLRRSPDLGGLGAYYRSGQRGLWVAVYGGDDVCGCVALQPHPQGATRTAELRRLAVSRWYRRSGVGRRLLAFLEAQARAQGYERMVLYAAVVTKAAIGLFESSGYRPTGGRRWLGYTILQEFSKEL